From Nicotiana tabacum cultivar K326 chromosome 20, ASM71507v2, whole genome shotgun sequence, one genomic window encodes:
- the LOC142174867 gene encoding zinc finger BED domain-containing protein RICESLEEPER 2-like, which yields MIFIASVLDPRNKFEYVEGALEELFGEKKGKKINVEVYAYMNSLFGEYLKKYSTDSCPQSPSSSTSSNNTSNTPSGSVISASKNRTKLNLKKQKEDNGSGGAKSELDKYISEEQEPFSEEFDILSWWKTHAPRFPILSELARDVLAIPISSVASECAFSTGGRILDSFRSSLTTKCVQALICVQDWIREEKNPISVEEDLKYLEELELDMENNGSTTSIV from the exons atgatttttattgcttccgtCTTGGATCCACGTAACAAATTTGAATATGTTGAGGGAGCACTTGAAGAACTTTTTGGGgagaaaaaagggaagaaaataaatgtTGAGGTGTATGCTTATATGAATTCTTTGTTTGGAGAGTATCTAAAAAAGTATTCAACCGATTCTTGTCCTCAATCTCCATCTAGTTCTACTTCATCTAACAACACATCTAATACACCTAGTGGGAGTGTTATAAGTGCATCAAAAAATAGGACTAAGCTTAACTTaaagaaacaaaaggaagacAATGGAAGTGGGGGTGCTAAATCGGAGTTGGATAAATACATTAGTGAAGAACAAGAGCCTTTTAGTGAAGAATTTGATATCTTGAGTTGGTGGAAAACACATGCTCCTAGATTTCCTATTCTTTCGGAGTTGGCTCGTGATGTGTTGGCAATTCCAATTTCTAGTGTGGCGTCGGAATGCGCGTTTAGCACTGGTGGCcgtattcttgattcatttaggagttcattgactaCTAAATGTGTGCAAGCTCTTATTTGTGTTCAAGATTGGATTAGAGAAGAGAAGAATCCTATTAGTGTTGAAGAAGACTTGAAGTATCTTGAGGAACTCGAGCTTG ATATGGAAAATAATGGAAGCActactagcattgtttga